Proteins encoded within one genomic window of Oryza glaberrima chromosome 12, OglaRS2, whole genome shotgun sequence:
- the LOC127756202 gene encoding MADS-box transcription factor 33, with the protein MVRGKVQMRRIENPVHRQVTFCKRRGGLLKKARELSVLCDADVGVIIFSSQGKLHELATNGCVSKFMFYIEFVICEYNSEMLSFCSQNARNMHNLVERYQSNVAGGQMEPGALQRQQVAEQGIFLLREEIDLLQRGLRSTYGGGAGEMTLDKLHALEKGLELWIYQIRTTKMQMMQQEIQFLRNKEGILKEANEMLQEKVKEQQKLYMSLLDLHSQQPTQPMTYGNRFFSI; encoded by the exons ATGGTCAGAGGAAAGGTGCAAATGCGACGAATAGAGAACCCTGTCCACAGACAGGTAACCTTCTGTAAGCGCCGTGGGGGGCTCCTCAAGAAGGCCAGGGAACTATCAGTGCTTTGTGATGCTGATGTAGGTGTTATCATATTCTCCTCTCAGGGAAAACTCCATGAATTAGCTACTAATGGGTGTGTTTCCAAATTCATGTTTTATAtagaatttgtaatttgtgaaTACAATTCTGAAATGCTTTCCTTTTGTTCACAAAATGCAAGAAATATGCATAACTTGGTTGAAAGGTACCAGAGCAATGTGGCAGGTGGTCAAATGGAACCAGGAGCTCTACAAAGACAG CAGGTAGCAGAACAAGGGATTTTCTTGTTAAGGGAAGAAATAGATCTACTACAGCGGGGTCTTAG gtcTACATATGGAGGGGGAGCAGGGGAAATGACACTAGATAAATTGCATGCACTAGAGAAAGGTCTTGAACTATGGATTTACCAAATACGCACAACAAAG ATGCAGATGATGCAACAAGAGATTCAATTTCTTAGAAACAAG GAAGGCATACTAAAAGAAGCAAATGAAATGCTTCAAGAGAAG GTGAAAGAACAGCAAAAGCTATACATGTCTTTGTTGGATCTCCATAGTCAACAACCAACACAACCAATGACCTACGGAAATCGCTTCTTCTCAATCTAG
- the LOC127757872 gene encoding MADS-box transcription factor 13 isoform X1, translating into MGRGRIEIKRIENTTSRQVTFCKRRNGLLKKAYELSVLCDADVALIVFSSRGRLYEYSNNNNVKATIDRYKKAHACGSTSGAPLIEVNAQQYYQQESAKLRHQIQMLQNTNKHLVGDNVSNLSLKELKQLESRLEKGIAKIRARKNELLASEINYMAKREIELQNDNMDLRTKVNTYQIAEEEQQLQQVTVARSAAMELQAAAAAQQQQQNPFAVAAAQLDMKCFFPLNLFEAAAQVQAVAAQRQQIIPTELNLGYHHHLAIPGAAAADAPPPHF; encoded by the exons ATGGGGAGGGGCAGGATTGAGATCAAGAGGATCGAGAACACGACAAGCCGCCAGGTGACCTTCTGCAAGCGCCGCAATGGGCTTCTCAAGAAGGCGTATGAGCTCTCCGTCCTCTGCGATGCCGATGTGGCTCTCATCGTCTTCTCCAGCCGTGGCCGCCTCTACGAGTACTCCAACAACAACAA TGTGAAGGCTACAATTGACAGGTACAAGAAGGCGCATGCTTGTGGCTCAACTTCTGGTGCACCTCTCATAGAGGTCAATGCTCAG CAATACTACCAGCAGGAGTCTGCCAAACTGCGCCACCAGATTCAGATGCTGCAAAACACCAACAA GCACCTGGTTGGCGATAATGTGAGCAACCTGTCACTGAAGGAGCTGAAGCAACTTGAAAGCCGCCTGGAGAAAGGCATTGCAAAGATCAGAGCCAGGAAG AATGAACTGCTGGCTTCAGAGATCAATTACATGGCCAAAAGG GAGATTGAGCTTCAGAACGACAACATGGACCTCAGAACCAAGGTAAATACATATCAG ATTGctgaggaggagcagcagctgcagcaggtgACGGTGGCCCGGTCGGCCGCCATGGAGCTgcaggctgcggcggcggcgcagcagcagcagcagaatccgttcgcggtggcggcggcgcagctggaCATGAAGTGCTTCTTCCCGTTGAACCTgttcgaggcggcggcgcaggtgcaGGCCGTGGCGGCGCAGCGCCAGCAGATCATCCCCACCGAGCTCAACCTCggctaccaccaccacctcgccattcccggcgccgccgccgccgacgcgccgcctCCTCACTTCTGA
- the LOC127757872 gene encoding MADS-box transcription factor 13 isoform X2, translating into MGRGRIEIKRIENTTSRQVTFCKRRNGLLKKAYELSVLCDADVALIVFSSRGRLYEYSNNNNVKATIDRYKKAHACGSTSGAPLIEVNAQQYYQQESAKLRHQIQMLQNTNKHLVGDNVSNLSLKELKQLESRLEKGIAKIRARKNELLASEINYMAKREIELQNDNMDLRTKIAEEEQQLQQVTVARSAAMELQAAAAAQQQQQNPFAVAAAQLDMKCFFPLNLFEAAAQVQAVAAQRQQIIPTELNLGYHHHLAIPGAAAADAPPPHF; encoded by the exons ATGGGGAGGGGCAGGATTGAGATCAAGAGGATCGAGAACACGACAAGCCGCCAGGTGACCTTCTGCAAGCGCCGCAATGGGCTTCTCAAGAAGGCGTATGAGCTCTCCGTCCTCTGCGATGCCGATGTGGCTCTCATCGTCTTCTCCAGCCGTGGCCGCCTCTACGAGTACTCCAACAACAACAA TGTGAAGGCTACAATTGACAGGTACAAGAAGGCGCATGCTTGTGGCTCAACTTCTGGTGCACCTCTCATAGAGGTCAATGCTCAG CAATACTACCAGCAGGAGTCTGCCAAACTGCGCCACCAGATTCAGATGCTGCAAAACACCAACAA GCACCTGGTTGGCGATAATGTGAGCAACCTGTCACTGAAGGAGCTGAAGCAACTTGAAAGCCGCCTGGAGAAAGGCATTGCAAAGATCAGAGCCAGGAAG AATGAACTGCTGGCTTCAGAGATCAATTACATGGCCAAAAGG GAGATTGAGCTTCAGAACGACAACATGGACCTCAGAACCAAG ATTGctgaggaggagcagcagctgcagcaggtgACGGTGGCCCGGTCGGCCGCCATGGAGCTgcaggctgcggcggcggcgcagcagcagcagcagaatccgttcgcggtggcggcggcgcagctggaCATGAAGTGCTTCTTCCCGTTGAACCTgttcgaggcggcggcgcaggtgcaGGCCGTGGCGGCGCAGCGCCAGCAGATCATCCCCACCGAGCTCAACCTCggctaccaccaccacctcgccattcccggcgccgccgccgccgacgcgccgcctCCTCACTTCTGA